A stretch of Henckelia pumila isolate YLH828 chromosome 4, ASM3356847v2, whole genome shotgun sequence DNA encodes these proteins:
- the LOC140861110 gene encoding bZIP transcription factor 44-like, which yields MDSSSGISSISSGFQNSGSEENLQLLLLDQRRRKRMISNRESARRSRLRKQKRLDDLMAQVAELRKENRQILNRLNVTTQHYLNVEAENAVIRAQAAELSHRLQSLDEIASFVSVCGGFCAAAEEEPACVLAEPAWDYFGINNMSQPIIMEPGFEY from the coding sequence ATGGATTCGTCAAGTGGGATCTCTTCAATTTCATCTGGGTTTCAGAATTCAGGCTCCGAGGAAAATCTGCAGCTGCTGCTATTGGACCAGCGGAGAAGAAAGCGCATGATCTCCAACCGCGAGTCGGCTCGCCGGAGCCGGCTCAGGAAACAGAAGCGGCTCGACGACTTGATGGCTCAGGTGGCTGAGCTCAGGAAAGAGAATCGCCAGATCCTCAACCGCCTCAATGTCACTACACAGCATTACCTGAATGTCGAAGCCGAGAATGCTGTTATCAGAGCTCAAGCCGCCGAGCTGAGCCACCGGCTCCAGTCGCTGGACGAGATAGCCAGCTTCGTGAGCGTCTGCGGAGGCTTCTGCGCCGCGGCTGAGGAGGAGCCGGCCTGTGTCTTGGCTGAACCGGCTTGGGATTACTTTGGGattaataatatgagccagccGATTATTATGGAACCTGGATTTGAGTATTGA